A window of the Sphaerobacter thermophilus DSM 20745 genome harbors these coding sequences:
- a CDS encoding glycine--tRNA ligase, producing the protein MHAEETPSTPVAMDTIVALAKRRGFVFQGSEIYGGLANTWDYGPLGVELRRNIKNAWWHFFVQLRRDIVGLDGSILLHPRAWEASGHVDEFNDPLVDCRNCQTRYRADNLIEERLGRNVDGATIEEMTRVIKESNLACPVCGQRDWTEVRQFNLMFRTFLGPVEASGTQAFLRPETAQAIFLDYRNVLQSSRVKIPFGIAQIGKAFRNEITPGNFIFRLLEFEQMEIEYFIRPEGWEPVFEEWLDAMQAFFRFIGLGEARLRQREHGPDELSHYSKRTVDFEYEFPFGWKELCGLAYRTDFDLRRHQEYSGVDLTYFDQATGERFLPHVVEPTMGVERLMLALMVDAYHEEDAVDVAGKPYRRVVLRFHPRMAPYKAAVLPLMKKPELVAKANEVWDLLRPEFPTDYDETQSIGRRYRRQDEIGTPFCVTIDYDTLEDDSVTIRDRDSMEQVRVPIAELVPTLRERLER; encoded by the coding sequence ATGCACGCGGAGGAGACGCCATCGACGCCGGTGGCGATGGACACGATCGTGGCCCTGGCCAAGCGGCGTGGCTTCGTGTTCCAGGGGAGCGAGATTTACGGCGGGCTGGCCAATACCTGGGACTACGGACCGCTCGGCGTGGAGTTGCGCCGGAACATCAAGAACGCCTGGTGGCACTTCTTCGTCCAGCTCCGGCGCGACATCGTGGGGTTGGACGGCTCGATCCTGCTCCACCCGCGTGCGTGGGAGGCGTCGGGCCACGTCGACGAGTTCAACGACCCGCTGGTCGATTGCCGCAACTGCCAGACGCGCTACCGTGCCGACAACTTGATCGAGGAGCGACTGGGGCGGAATGTCGATGGCGCCACCATTGAGGAGATGACCCGCGTCATCAAGGAGTCCAATCTCGCCTGCCCGGTCTGCGGCCAGCGGGACTGGACGGAGGTGCGCCAGTTCAACCTCATGTTCCGCACCTTCCTCGGTCCGGTCGAGGCCAGCGGCACGCAGGCATTCCTCCGCCCGGAGACGGCGCAGGCGATCTTCCTCGATTACCGGAACGTGCTGCAGTCGAGCCGGGTGAAGATCCCCTTCGGGATCGCCCAGATCGGCAAGGCTTTCCGCAACGAGATCACGCCCGGGAACTTCATCTTCCGACTGCTCGAGTTCGAGCAGATGGAGATCGAGTACTTCATCCGCCCCGAGGGCTGGGAGCCGGTCTTCGAGGAGTGGCTTGACGCGATGCAGGCGTTCTTCCGCTTCATCGGGCTGGGCGAGGCACGCCTGCGCCAGCGGGAGCACGGGCCGGACGAGCTCTCGCACTACTCGAAGCGGACGGTGGACTTCGAATATGAGTTCCCGTTCGGTTGGAAAGAGTTGTGCGGCCTTGCCTACCGGACCGACTTCGATCTGCGGCGCCATCAGGAGTACAGCGGGGTCGACCTGACCTACTTCGACCAGGCGACGGGGGAGCGCTTCCTGCCACACGTGGTCGAGCCGACGATGGGCGTCGAGCGGCTGATGCTGGCCCTCATGGTGGACGCCTACCACGAGGAGGACGCCGTCGACGTTGCCGGCAAGCCGTACCGGCGCGTCGTGCTCCGGTTCCACCCGCGCATGGCGCCCTACAAGGCCGCGGTGCTCCCGCTGATGAAGAAGCCGGAGCTGGTGGCCAAGGCGAATGAGGTGTGGGATCTGCTGCGCCCGGAGTTCCCGACCGACTACGACGAGACGCAGAGCATCGGGCGGCGCTACCGGCGACAGGATGAGATCGGGACGCCCTTCTGCGTGACGATCGACTACGACACGCTGGAGGACGACTCGGTCACGATTCGCGACCGCGACAGCATGGAGCAGGTGCGGGTGCCGATTGCGGAGCTTGTCCCAACCCTGCGCGAGCGTCTGGAGCGGTAG
- a CDS encoding ParB/RepB/Spo0J family partition protein: protein MAQRKGGLGRGLDALIQAQAGQAGGSGGVQEVEIDAIEPNPFQPRTDFDPEQLASLAASIREHGVIQPLLLAHNDGPVPYRIVAGERRWRAARLAGLRTVPALIRDSTPRELLEVALVENVQRADLTVIEEATAYRQLIEEFGLTQAEVAARVGKSRVAITNALRILDAPEEVRAAVAVGQITEGHARALLGLPLAVEQVAALQIVIARDLSVRQTEQLVREWREGRRRTTREPAPPPPSLQRLEDQFRRALGTKVELRKGRSGGRIVIHFFTEEELDGIYRRIVGDNEDEL, encoded by the coding sequence ATGGCGCAGCGCAAAGGGGGACTCGGCCGGGGTCTCGACGCCCTGATCCAGGCCCAGGCCGGACAAGCGGGCGGCAGCGGCGGGGTTCAGGAGGTTGAGATCGACGCCATCGAGCCGAACCCGTTTCAGCCGCGCACTGACTTCGACCCGGAACAACTCGCCAGCCTCGCCGCCTCCATCCGCGAGCACGGCGTGATCCAACCCTTGCTCCTGGCTCACAACGACGGCCCGGTCCCCTACCGCATCGTAGCGGGCGAGCGACGCTGGCGTGCCGCCCGTCTGGCCGGGTTGCGCACGGTCCCTGCGCTCATCCGCGACTCGACCCCGCGCGAGCTGCTCGAAGTGGCGCTGGTCGAGAACGTGCAGCGGGCCGACCTGACCGTCATCGAGGAGGCCACCGCCTACCGGCAGTTGATCGAGGAGTTCGGCCTGACCCAGGCGGAGGTAGCGGCGCGCGTCGGCAAGAGCCGCGTGGCGATCACGAACGCCCTCCGTATCCTGGACGCACCCGAGGAGGTCCGTGCCGCGGTGGCCGTTGGTCAGATCACCGAGGGCCACGCGCGGGCCCTCCTGGGCTTGCCGCTGGCCGTCGAGCAGGTGGCCGCACTCCAGATCGTCATTGCCCGCGATCTGAGCGTGCGCCAGACCGAGCAGTTGGTGCGGGAGTGGCGCGAAGGCCGGCGCCGGACCACGCGCGAGCCGGCTCCCCCACCCCCGTCCCTGCAGCGGCTGGAGGACCAGTTCCGGCGCGCGCTGGGGACGAAAGTGGAGCTGCGCAAGGGTCGCTCCGGCGGCCGCATCGTGATCCATTTCTTCACCGAGGAAGAACTCGACGGTATCTACCGGCGCATCGTCGGCGACAACGAAGACGAACTGTAG
- a CDS encoding CPBP family intramembrane glutamic endopeptidase — protein MGAVIGFAFVTVGIGALLSAWAHFADTSRALRVLLYVVFGGFSLLILLGGIGVLLLSDEMPEPGITQVGGLAVLGLGLGLGLPLVPFVRRVLARVMPFDPDSVPDMVGLSLLSATMLAFPLLGEGMSDVGGVYGPVQRGELVVQTVIFVLLAFVVVGTFITRDLGSAVRRLGLWMPTLRQVALALALVVVAFIIAGVAGALTQVFQPELVQEIEERMRSVTQEVTNVPGALLLGLSAGIGEEIFFRGAIQPRYGIVFTSLVFTAIHVQYDFSLILLGVFALSVMLGLERKYMGTVAAIITHAAYNTLSVLLQAAV, from the coding sequence ATGGGAGCGGTCATCGGGTTCGCGTTTGTCACCGTTGGGATCGGTGCGCTGCTGTCGGCGTGGGCGCACTTCGCTGATACGAGCCGCGCGCTGCGCGTGCTGCTGTACGTCGTCTTCGGCGGGTTCAGCCTGCTGATCCTCCTGGGCGGTATCGGCGTGCTGTTGCTCAGCGACGAGATGCCGGAACCGGGCATCACGCAGGTCGGCGGGCTGGCAGTCCTGGGACTCGGGTTGGGGCTGGGTCTCCCGCTCGTACCCTTTGTGCGCCGCGTGCTTGCGCGCGTGATGCCCTTCGATCCGGACTCGGTGCCGGACATGGTCGGCCTTTCGCTCCTCTCTGCGACGATGCTCGCCTTCCCGCTGCTCGGCGAGGGGATGTCGGACGTCGGCGGGGTCTATGGGCCGGTGCAGCGCGGCGAACTCGTGGTCCAGACGGTGATTTTCGTGCTCCTTGCGTTCGTGGTCGTTGGGACATTCATCACCCGCGACCTGGGATCGGCCGTGCGGCGGCTTGGCCTCTGGATGCCGACGCTGCGTCAGGTCGCGCTCGCCCTGGCCCTGGTGGTGGTCGCGTTCATCATCGCCGGGGTGGCCGGGGCGCTCACTCAAGTCTTTCAGCCGGAACTCGTGCAGGAGATCGAGGAGCGCATGCGCTCCGTGACCCAGGAGGTCACCAACGTTCCGGGGGCGCTCCTCCTGGGTTTGAGCGCCGGGATCGGCGAAGAGATCTTTTTCCGCGGCGCGATTCAACCCCGATACGGGATCGTCTTCACCTCGCTGGTCTTCACCGCGATCCACGTGCAGTACGACTTCAGCCTGATCCTGCTGGGTGTCTTCGCGTTGTCTGTCATGCTGGGACTGGAGCGCAAGTACATGGGGACCGTGGCGGCCATCATCACGCACGCGGCCTACAACACCCTCTCGGTGCTGCTCCAGGCAGCGGTGTAA
- a CDS encoding zf-HC2 domain-containing protein produces MSRPGCKSIRPLISAYMDGELMPDETRRLLEHLAICEDCTTLLQEYQLLREQVRHLPPPPTPPADIQRRVWEETIERGEPSRFQRWFGISGARIGLSAVGAVAVLLIATAFVLMHGYERVLPPAVTGAPPTTVQEWPVQRPIEITFNKPMDPESVVEHLRIYPPSEKERLPISWRGNTMIIGASPSETVPLLANTDYRIIILPGAKDAYGGSLRTPWELRLRTTTVLAQEPTPTPPPTEARPTSPTQPAAVVTQAPTATNPPPTVPPTQPEPTATSGQPTAPVGAGPTVTPTQPQPNPTATQPAPSPTPTTPPTVAPTSTPVPTQPPAASPPPDGSPSPGTPPAATPVPVTGAFGSVYWAYEDVRDRLGAPTPPGAYSAAAGVLDFQRGTMYARFDTRTIYVLQSNGVWFSAPDTWTADDPVYGGPAPEPNLWIPTKSFGKLWAENPTIQEQLGYATTETAHEPMDGRIQEFANGLMLYSDTGYVYVLYFDPATPYQGQWEVYPDSSGRGDLLTPTPEPSPSDDPASPEPTAEPTDPASPELTTSPDASPAPTESAAPGTPAATPDATPDGTPGP; encoded by the coding sequence ATGAGCCGGCCAGGGTGCAAGTCCATCCGGCCCCTGATATCGGCCTATATGGATGGGGAGTTGATGCCGGACGAGACCCGGAGGCTCCTCGAGCACCTTGCCATCTGCGAAGACTGCACAACCCTCCTCCAAGAGTATCAACTCCTCCGCGAGCAAGTTCGCCACCTACCACCACCACCAACGCCACCTGCTGACATTCAACGACGGGTCTGGGAGGAGACCATCGAACGCGGCGAACCGTCGCGCTTCCAGCGCTGGTTCGGGATCTCCGGGGCCCGCATCGGGCTCTCCGCCGTCGGCGCGGTCGCCGTGCTCCTGATTGCAACCGCCTTCGTCCTCATGCACGGCTACGAACGCGTCCTCCCGCCGGCGGTGACCGGCGCGCCACCCACGACCGTGCAGGAGTGGCCCGTCCAACGACCGATCGAGATCACCTTCAACAAGCCGATGGACCCCGAGTCGGTCGTGGAGCACTTGCGGATTTACCCACCGTCGGAGAAAGAACGGCTGCCGATTAGCTGGCGCGGCAACACCATGATCATCGGCGCCAGCCCGAGCGAGACAGTGCCGCTTCTGGCCAACACCGACTACCGCATCATCATCCTGCCCGGCGCCAAGGACGCCTACGGCGGCTCACTGCGAACCCCATGGGAGTTACGCCTGCGAACCACCACGGTGCTCGCCCAGGAGCCGACACCGACGCCGCCTCCGACCGAGGCGCGGCCGACGTCTCCCACCCAGCCTGCGGCGGTCGTGACTCAGGCTCCGACCGCGACGAATCCGCCGCCGACGGTGCCGCCGACGCAACCCGAACCGACGGCCACGAGTGGCCAGCCGACCGCGCCGGTAGGTGCGGGGCCGACGGTGACTCCCACCCAGCCACAGCCGAATCCGACGGCCACCCAGCCGGCACCCAGCCCGACGCCGACCACTCCGCCCACCGTGGCGCCGACCAGCACGCCGGTGCCCACCCAGCCGCCGGCGGCCTCACCGCCACCGGACGGCTCGCCGTCGCCGGGGACACCGCCGGCCGCGACACCCGTCCCCGTTACGGGCGCGTTCGGCAGCGTCTACTGGGCCTACGAGGACGTTCGTGACCGGCTGGGCGCCCCCACACCGCCGGGCGCCTACAGCGCCGCAGCCGGAGTGCTCGACTTCCAGCGCGGCACGATGTACGCGCGCTTCGACACCCGCACGATCTACGTCCTCCAGAGCAACGGGGTCTGGTTCAGCGCGCCCGACACCTGGACGGCGGACGATCCCGTGTATGGTGGGCCGGCGCCGGAGCCGAACCTCTGGATCCCGACCAAGTCCTTCGGCAAGCTGTGGGCGGAGAACCCCACGATCCAGGAGCAGCTCGGCTACGCCACCACCGAGACCGCCCATGAGCCGATGGACGGGCGTATCCAGGAGTTCGCCAACGGGCTGATGCTCTACAGCGACACGGGCTACGTCTACGTCCTCTACTTCGATCCGGCGACCCCCTATCAGGGTCAGTGGGAGGTCTACCCCGACAGCTCCGGCCGCGGTGATCTCCTGACCCCAACGCCGGAGCCGTCACCGTCCGATGACCCGGCCTCGCCCGAGCCGACAGCCGAACCCACGGATCCAGCGTCTCCCGAGCTCACCACGTCGCCGGACGCGAGTCCGGCGCCGACCGAGAGCGCCGCCCCGGGAACCCCGGCGGCAACCCCTGACGCTACCCCGGATGGCACGCCGGGTCCCTAA
- a CDS encoding RNA polymerase sigma factor: MSRAKEGDQAAFEAIFQHYERQIYGFIYRMMGNAEDASDLTQECFIRAYRALSQTSDDLNISAWLHRIASNACLDVLRRRQRIRWLPWEAHKHEHLLHGRPMDDPERQALSQETQATVHQVLQQMSPRNRMALILREFEGMSCEDIGQVMGLSRSAVKSVLFRAREEFRRTYRRLEEASRS, from the coding sequence GTGAGCCGGGCGAAGGAGGGAGACCAGGCAGCATTCGAGGCAATCTTCCAGCACTACGAGCGGCAGATCTACGGCTTCATCTACCGCATGATGGGCAACGCCGAAGATGCCAGCGATCTGACGCAAGAGTGCTTCATCCGGGCGTACCGGGCGCTGTCGCAGACGTCCGATGACCTGAATATCTCGGCCTGGTTACACCGGATTGCGTCCAATGCCTGCCTCGACGTGCTCCGACGGCGTCAACGCATTCGGTGGCTTCCCTGGGAAGCCCACAAGCACGAGCACCTCCTCCACGGTCGTCCAATGGACGATCCGGAGCGTCAGGCCCTGAGCCAGGAGACGCAAGCCACCGTGCACCAGGTCCTCCAGCAGATGAGCCCACGGAATCGCATGGCGCTCATCCTTCGCGAGTTCGAGGGTATGTCGTGCGAGGACATCGGGCAGGTGATGGGGCTCTCCCGCTCCGCGGTTAAGTCAGTCCTCTTCCGCGCGCGGGAAGAATTTCGCCGGACCTACCGGCGGCTGGAGGAAGCGTCTCGCTCATGA
- the rplS gene encoding 50S ribosomal protein L19, which yields MVDVIRSIEQEHLRDDVPHFGPGDTVRVHVKVVEGNRERIQPFEGVVIRRRGGGINENFTVRRIASHGIGVERTFPIHSPRIDKIEVLRHGKVRRAKLYYLRGRTGRAARIKERRRPAGNYLR from the coding sequence ATGGTGGACGTAATCAGGAGTATCGAGCAGGAACACCTGCGGGATGACGTCCCGCACTTTGGGCCTGGTGACACGGTGCGGGTCCACGTCAAGGTCGTCGAAGGTAACCGCGAGCGCATTCAGCCGTTCGAGGGCGTCGTTATCCGGCGACGGGGCGGCGGCATCAACGAGAACTTCACGGTGCGCCGGATCGCGTCCCACGGCATCGGTGTCGAGCGCACGTTCCCGATCCACAGCCCACGCATCGACAAGATCGAGGTGCTGCGGCACGGTAAGGTGCGGCGGGCGAAGCTGTACTACCTACGCGGACGGACCGGGCGCGCCGCTCGGATCAAGGAGCGACGTCGACCGGCCGGCAACTACCTGCGGTAG
- a CDS encoding ribonuclease HII, whose translation MSNGYGEERCVSAAPVLSTPGRTEPSIHIEAELWARGLRLVAGVDEVGRGCVAGPVVAAACILPPGIEDIPGVRDSKTLSARQRERLAEEIRRVALGIGLGAASRREIDQYNIRQASALAMRRALARLGAWDFVLYDGRPLPELDPERTMAVVKGDASCLSIACASILAKVTRDALMARLARRHPEYGWERNAGYGTAEHLDALLRVGPTPHHRRTFAPVRDLLAAQDPGARP comes from the coding sequence ATGAGCAACGGGTATGGCGAGGAGCGGTGCGTCAGCGCCGCTCCTGTGCTTTCAACGCCGGGTCGCACCGAGCCCTCCATCCACATCGAGGCGGAACTCTGGGCGCGGGGGCTGCGCCTGGTCGCCGGCGTGGACGAGGTGGGCCGCGGCTGCGTGGCCGGGCCAGTCGTGGCAGCCGCCTGCATCCTCCCTCCGGGGATCGAGGACATTCCCGGCGTGCGCGACTCTAAGACGCTCTCAGCCCGACAGCGCGAGCGGCTGGCGGAGGAGATCCGCCGCGTGGCGCTCGGGATCGGGCTGGGTGCGGCCTCGCGCCGGGAAATCGATCAATACAACATCCGCCAGGCCAGTGCGCTCGCCATGCGCCGCGCGCTGGCGCGCCTCGGCGCGTGGGACTTTGTGCTCTACGACGGGCGACCATTGCCCGAACTCGACCCGGAGCGCACCATGGCCGTGGTGAAAGGTGACGCGTCCTGCCTCTCGATCGCCTGCGCCTCCATCCTGGCCAAGGTCACCCGCGACGCACTCATGGCACGGCTGGCGCGGCGCCACCCCGAGTACGGCTGGGAGCGCAACGCGGGGTACGGCACAGCGGAGCACCTCGACGCGCTGCTTCGCGTCGGTCCCACCCCGCACCACCGCCGCACGTTCGCCCCGGTGCGCGACCTCCTCGCTGCCCAAGATCCCGGAGCCCGGCCGTGA
- a CDS encoding YraN family protein, which translates to MTRRRLGDAGERHAERVLTARGWRILDRQWRGEAGEIDLVALDGDVLVLVEVKTRRGDRFGTAEEAVSPAKAARLLALGEEYVAAHPEHSERVWRVDLVAITLDARGAVERLTHVPDAYYTG; encoded by the coding sequence GTGACTCGCCGCCGCCTGGGCGACGCCGGAGAGCGGCACGCCGAGCGGGTCCTGACCGCACGCGGCTGGCGCATCCTCGACCGGCAGTGGCGCGGAGAAGCTGGCGAGATCGACCTCGTTGCCCTCGACGGTGACGTGCTGGTGCTGGTCGAGGTGAAGACCCGGCGCGGCGACCGCTTCGGCACGGCGGAGGAGGCGGTCAGCCCGGCGAAGGCGGCGCGGCTCCTGGCGCTGGGCGAGGAGTACGTCGCGGCGCACCCGGAGCACAGCGAGCGGGTGTGGCGCGTCGATCTGGTGGCGATCACGCTGGACGCGCGCGGCGCGGTGGAGCGGCTCACCCACGTGCCGGACGCCTATTACACCGGGTAG
- a CDS encoding MogA/MoaB family molybdenum cofactor biosynthesis protein, producing the protein MSASTQEHRAQAPESVTCAVITVSDTRTPETDRSGALIRERLTEAGHQVVAYRIVPDEPDQVGALIDELAGTCDAIILNGGTGIARRDTTYDAVAARLEKRLDGFGELFRMLSYAEIGAAAMLSRAVAGVYRDTLLFLTPGSSNAVALAMDKLIIPEIAHMVYEIRK; encoded by the coding sequence ATGAGCGCATCGACCCAGGAGCATCGGGCGCAGGCGCCGGAGTCGGTCACCTGCGCGGTGATCACCGTCAGCGACACCCGGACGCCCGAGACGGACCGAAGCGGCGCACTGATTCGCGAGCGGCTGACCGAGGCCGGCCACCAGGTGGTTGCCTACCGGATCGTGCCCGACGAGCCGGACCAGGTCGGTGCCCTGATCGACGAACTGGCGGGAACCTGCGATGCAATCATCCTCAACGGCGGCACCGGCATCGCGCGGCGGGATACGACCTACGACGCGGTAGCGGCGCGCCTGGAGAAACGGCTGGACGGCTTCGGCGAGCTGTTCCGCATGTTGAGCTATGCGGAGATCGGCGCCGCGGCGATGCTCTCCCGCGCCGTGGCCGGGGTCTACCGCGACACGCTCCTCTTCCTCACCCCGGGGTCGAGCAATGCCGTGGCTCTGGCCATGGACAAGCTCATCATCCCCGAGATCGCCCATATGGTGTACGAGATCCGGAAATAG
- a CDS encoding IS982 family transposase, translating to MDVDTFLITVYVLVDTFCQTHLPPEPHRPGPAPALSRSEVLTLAIFGQWMKFSSEQDFYRYAERHLRPYFPTLPHRSQYNRLLRRHQVALAQFALYLADQLGRGPVAVDVLDVAPAPVRNAKRRGRGWLAGEANIGFSLRLGWFAGFRVLTAVSLEGAITGWGVAPASTNERSLAETLIACRAHPDPRLPSVGTPVATYLADSGFAGEDYEAHLAATYGVTLVATPQRGSRRRWPKAVRRWAARHRQIVETVIGRLLHTFGLERERPHTLAGFQARLAARVALHNLCCWLNRQRGRPLLAVANLITW from the coding sequence ATGGATGTGGACACCTTCCTGATTACAGTCTATGTCCTGGTCGACACCTTCTGCCAGACCCACCTGCCCCCGGAGCCCCACCGCCCCGGCCCCGCGCCGGCCCTGAGCCGCAGCGAGGTGCTGACCCTGGCCATCTTCGGGCAGTGGATGAAGTTCTCCAGTGAGCAGGACTTCTACCGCTACGCCGAGCGCCACCTGCGCCCCTACTTCCCGACCCTGCCCCACCGCAGCCAATACAACCGGCTGCTGCGGCGGCATCAGGTCGCCCTGGCCCAGTTCGCCCTCTACCTGGCAGACCAACTTGGCCGGGGGCCAGTGGCGGTGGATGTGCTCGATGTGGCGCCGGCTCCGGTGCGCAACGCCAAGCGCCGCGGGCGGGGCTGGCTGGCCGGCGAGGCCAACATCGGCTTCAGCTTGCGCCTGGGCTGGTTTGCCGGCTTCCGCGTGCTGACCGCCGTCAGCCTGGAGGGGGCGATCACCGGCTGGGGCGTGGCCCCGGCCAGCACCAATGAGCGGTCCCTCGCCGAGACCCTGATTGCCTGTCGGGCCCACCCCGATCCCCGCCTGCCCAGTGTCGGCACGCCGGTGGCGACCTATCTGGCGGATAGTGGCTTTGCCGGCGAGGACTACGAGGCGCACCTGGCGGCCACCTACGGGGTGACGCTGGTGGCCACCCCGCAGCGAGGCAGTCGGCGGCGCTGGCCCAAGGCGGTCCGCCGCTGGGCGGCCCGGCATCGCCAGATCGTGGAGACGGTCATCGGGCGGCTGCTGCACACCTTCGGGCTGGAGCGCGAGCGGCCGCACACGCTGGCGGGCTTCCAGGCGCGGCTGGCGGCCCGGGTGGCGCTGCACAATCTCTGCTGCTGGCTAAATCGGCAGCGGGGACGGCCGCTGCTGGCGGTGGCGAACCTGATCACCTGGTAG